From Coccinella septempunctata chromosome 4, icCocSept1.1, whole genome shotgun sequence, a single genomic window includes:
- the LOC123312166 gene encoding LIM/homeobox protein Lhx3 isoform X4, with product MITRCAEDKDEFNIEMFRVPPISLDRIPEVLLSTIPKCGGCHELILDRFILKVADRTWHSKCLQCSECRIQLTDKCFARNGQLYCKDDFFKRFGTKCASCDLGIPPTQVVRRAQDSVYHLQCFSCIICSRQLNTGDEFYLMEDRKLVCKPDYEAAKSKAAECLDGDQPNKRPRTTITAKQLETLKNAYNNSPKPARHVREQLSQDTGLDMRVVQVWFQNRRAKEKRLKKDAGRTRWSQYFRSMKGGSSPRHDKLIDKDDMKVDLDSFSHHDLSDDSYGTVVNMGMDQDGSSPHSVIGRPSFLHGGSSPSYLPGHTPPHGHDHFPYPDQLSVYTGIGQGPPSGMNLSHNMPLGADTDLSNDSSPRGYPDFPPSPDSWLGEPSSAHY from the exons ATGATCACTAGGTGTGCGGAGGACAAGGACGAGTTCAATATAGAGATGTTCAGGGTGCCACCGATATCTCTGGATCGGATACCGGAAGTGCTATTGT cTACTATACCAAAATGTGGGGGTTGTCATGAGCTCATCCTAGACAGATTCATATTGAAGGTAGCAGACAGAACGTGGCACTCAAAATGCCTTCAATGCAGCGAGTGTAGGATACAGTTGACAGATAAATGTTTCGCTAGGAACGGACAGCTTTATTGtaaagatgatttttttaa ACGATTTGGAACGAAGTGTGCAAGCTGTGACCTCGGCATCCCTCCAACGCAGGTCGTAAGGAGGGCCCAGGACAGCGTCTACCACCTGCAGTGCTTCTCGTGCATCATCTGCTCCAGACAGCTGAACACAGGAGATGAGTTCTACCTGATGGAGGACAGAAAGCTGGTCTGCAAGCCCGACTACGAAGCTGCCAAGTCAAAAG CTGCTGAGTGTTTGGACGGTGATCAACCAAACAAAAGGCCGCGAACGACAATAACCGCTAAACAATTAGAAACGTTAAAAAACGCCTACAACAATAGTCCAAAACCTGCCAGACATGTTAGAGAGCAACTGAGTCAAGACACAGGCCTAGATATGCGAGTGGTGCAAGTTTGGTTTCAAAATAG gAGAGCTAAAGAGAAAAGACTTAAGAAAGATGCAGGCAGAACAAGATGGAGCCAATATTTCCGTTCAATGAAAGGTGGCTCTTCACCAAGGCATGACAAACTTATCGATAAGGATGACATGAAAGTTGACTTGGACAGCTTTAGCCATCATG ATCTCAGCGATGACAGTTATGGCACTGTAGTCAATATGGGTATGGATCAAGATGGTTCTTCGCCTCATAGTGTCATAGGAAGGCCTTCGTTTCTTCATGGAGGCTCATCACCTTCCTATCTACCAGGTCATACCCCACCACATGGTCATGACCACTTTCCCTACCCAGACCAATTGTCAGTATACACCGGCATAG gaCAAGGACCCCCCTCCGGAATGAACCTATCGCACAACATGCCCCTAGGAGCGGACACAGATCTGAGCAACGACAGCAGCCCCAGGGGGTACCCAGACTTTCCCCCAAGCCCTGACTCCTGGTTGGGGGAACCGTCCAGCGCCCATTACTGA
- the LOC123312166 gene encoding LIM/homeobox protein Lhx3 isoform X3 — MITRCAEDKDEFNIEMFRVPPISLDRIPEVLLSTIPKCGGCHELILDRFILKVADRTWHSKCLQCSECRIQLTDKCFARNGQLYCKDDFFNGCRRFGTKCASCDLGIPPTQVVRRAQDSVYHLQCFSCIICSRQLNTGDEFYLMEDRKLVCKPDYEAAKSKAAECLDGDQPNKRPRTTITAKQLETLKNAYNNSPKPARHVREQLSQDTGLDMRVVQVWFQNRRAKEKRLKKDAGRTRWSQYFRSMKGGSSPRHDKLIDKDDMKVDLDSFSHHDLSDDSYGTVVNMGMDQDGSSPHSVIGRPSFLHGGSSPSYLPGHTPPHGHDHFPYPDQLSVYTGIGQGPPSGMNLSHNMPLGADTDLSNDSSPRGYPDFPPSPDSWLGEPSSAHY; from the exons ATGATCACTAGGTGTGCGGAGGACAAGGACGAGTTCAATATAGAGATGTTCAGGGTGCCACCGATATCTCTGGATCGGATACCGGAAGTGCTATTGT cTACTATACCAAAATGTGGGGGTTGTCATGAGCTCATCCTAGACAGATTCATATTGAAGGTAGCAGACAGAACGTGGCACTCAAAATGCCTTCAATGCAGCGAGTGTAGGATACAGTTGACAGATAAATGTTTCGCTAGGAACGGACAGCTTTATTGtaaagatgatttttttaa TGGGTGCAGACGATTTGGAACGAAGTGTGCAAGCTGTGACCTCGGCATCCCTCCAACGCAGGTCGTAAGGAGGGCCCAGGACAGCGTCTACCACCTGCAGTGCTTCTCGTGCATCATCTGCTCCAGACAGCTGAACACAGGAGATGAGTTCTACCTGATGGAGGACAGAAAGCTGGTCTGCAAGCCCGACTACGAAGCTGCCAAGTCAAAAG CTGCTGAGTGTTTGGACGGTGATCAACCAAACAAAAGGCCGCGAACGACAATAACCGCTAAACAATTAGAAACGTTAAAAAACGCCTACAACAATAGTCCAAAACCTGCCAGACATGTTAGAGAGCAACTGAGTCAAGACACAGGCCTAGATATGCGAGTGGTGCAAGTTTGGTTTCAAAATAG gAGAGCTAAAGAGAAAAGACTTAAGAAAGATGCAGGCAGAACAAGATGGAGCCAATATTTCCGTTCAATGAAAGGTGGCTCTTCACCAAGGCATGACAAACTTATCGATAAGGATGACATGAAAGTTGACTTGGACAGCTTTAGCCATCATG ATCTCAGCGATGACAGTTATGGCACTGTAGTCAATATGGGTATGGATCAAGATGGTTCTTCGCCTCATAGTGTCATAGGAAGGCCTTCGTTTCTTCATGGAGGCTCATCACCTTCCTATCTACCAGGTCATACCCCACCACATGGTCATGACCACTTTCCCTACCCAGACCAATTGTCAGTATACACCGGCATAG gaCAAGGACCCCCCTCCGGAATGAACCTATCGCACAACATGCCCCTAGGAGCGGACACAGATCTGAGCAACGACAGCAGCCCCAGGGGGTACCCAGACTTTCCCCCAAGCCCTGACTCCTGGTTGGGGGAACCGTCCAGCGCCCATTACTGA